In one Arachis duranensis cultivar V14167 chromosome 9, aradu.V14167.gnm2.J7QH, whole genome shotgun sequence genomic region, the following are encoded:
- the LOC107465468 gene encoding uncharacterized protein LOC107465468: MAPYQFVYSKAYHLPVELEHKAYSAIKFLNFDAQAAGIKRMLQLNELNEFRYSAYENAKLYKKRTKLWHDKNIAIRVFEPGQKVLLFNSRLKLFLGKLKSWWSGPFVVIRA; this comes from the coding sequence ATGGCCCCTTATCAGTTTGTGTATAGTAAAGCCTATCACTTGCCAGTGGAGCTGGAGCATAAAGCTTACTCGGCAATCAAGTTTCTGAACTTTGATGCTCAAGCTGCAGGAATAAAGAGAATGCTTCAGTTGAATGAGCTTAATGAATTCAGATATTCagcctatgagaatgccaagctctatAAGAAGAGAACTAAGCTATGGCatgacaaaaatattgccatcagagtctttgagccaggtcAGAAGGTGCTTCTGTTCAATTCAAGGCTCAAACTCTTTCTCGGGAAGCTAAAATCCTGGTGGTCAGGACCGTTTGTGGTTATCAGAGCATAA